The sequence GGCTTTGAAGCGATGACGGGCGTGATCGAGATGCTAAGCTTATATAAAAATTTGGAGGCGTAAAATGGCGACTCGTCATCAGGTCAGACAAGCCGTCGTTTCGCTACTATACTCAAACGAGATAAATCCGGTAACTGCTGCATTTGAAGAGGAATTTTTAGAAGAGAAAAAGATAAGAAACGAGCGAAAAAGTGAGGCGCAGCAGACTTTTAAAGAGGTGCTCGCAAATAAAGAAAAACTAGATGAAATTTTAAAGCCATATCTAAAAGACGGCGATTTTAGCAAAGTTGGTGCAACCGAACTAGCAATCCTTAGACTCGGACTTTATGAGATGAAATTTAGCCAAACGGATAAGGCTGTTATCATAAACGAAGCGATCGAGCTTGCGAAAGAACTTGGAAGTGATCAGGCACCAAAATTTATAAACGGTGTACTTGATAAGCTAAAGGGCGATCTGTGAGGCTCTGCGTCGCACTTGATATGGCTAGTCGTGAAGAGAATTTAGCCCTTGCTAGCGAGCTAAAAGGGCTTGATCTTTGGCTAAAAGTGGGGCTTAGAAGCTATCTTAGGGATGGGGCAAAATTTATAGAAGAGCTAAAAGGACTTGGAAATTTTAAAATTTTCCTCGATCTAAAGCTCTATGATATCCCAAATACGATGGCAGATGCGGCTGAAGTCGTCTCAAAAATCGGCGTAGATATGATAAATGTGCATGCTAGCGCTGGTGAACGCGCGATGAAGACAGTTATGGATAGGCTAGCTGGTCTTGGAAGCCGTCCTTTGGTGCTCGCAGTATCGGCACTTACTAGCTTTAGTGAGAGCGAATTTGACGCTATTTATAACGATACGATTGCAAGAGCTGTTAGAAAATTTAGCCACATGAGTTTTGAAGCAGGGCTTGACGGAATGGTCTGTTCTGTTTTTGAAAGCAAGCTCATTAAAGATGTAATAAATGATAAATTTATCACACTTTGCCCTGGTGTTAGGCCTTTTGGAGAGAGTGCTGGAGATCAAAAAAGAGTAGCAAACTTAGTGAGTGCAAAGCAAGAAGATAGCGACTTTATCGTTGTTGGTAGGCCGATTTACGAAAATGCGAATCCAAGAGAAATTTGTGAACGAATTTTGGAGCAAATTTAAAATTTGAACTTGTGTGAAGTGGTTTTAACTAAGCTTTTTTACAAAATGTTGCGTGAAGATGACATCAAAGCGAAGTGAGGAGCTAAATTTGAGTGATTTTAAGAAAATCCTCTTGTTGGCTGAGCGGCTAAAGCGTATCTACTAGCACTTGGTTAAGGATATCGCTTTACTAAATGGCGCGGATCATAGCAAGATGTTCGAGTGCACAAAGGCGTTTGGTCGCGGTAGCGATAGGCGTTTTTATATGTTTTATCGTATGATTTGCTACTACGCCAATACGCCGCACCTAGACAAAGCCAAGCTAAAATGGTGGCTTTGGAAGGACTAAATTTATAAATTTTTGTTTTAAATTTTCTATCTGAGGTCTGCAATTATGAAATGTAAATTTAAGCAAGATATCAGCGGCGTTCAATTATAATGCGATTTCTTTTTATGGACAGATGGGTGAGTGGCTGAAACCACACCCCTGCTAAGGGTGCAGCTCTTAATCGGGGCTCGAGGGTTCAAATCCCTCTCTGTCCGCCACTGCTTATAGATAATTATAAATTTTTTATTATTGTTTAACATTATTTTTTAAATATCTTTATATAAAATTTTCTGCGTTAGAAAATTGCTTACCTAGAAAAAATTTTAACTATAAGTTTGTAGATTTTAGACTGATGATTTATTTGAAAATTTATAAGTAAAAATTTTTATAGTGATCACACATTTTTTAAAAAAATATGATTTTTGGTTATATTGTTGTTTCAAACTAATTAAAAAAATATCTTAAATTAAGTTTTTTTTATTATAAAAAAATATTATATTTTTGCTTAATTAATTATATTGATAATCAAAAAAAGCTATTTTTTTGATAAAAGCTTATAATTCGCTTTTTACAAACTATTGACATTTGGAATTTATATATTTATTTAATATATTTTTTTCTTAAAAGATAAAATTTCTCATATAAAGTTATATCTTATAAAGATAGTATATAATCACGTAAAAATTTAAATAATACAAAAATAATAATAAGGAGTAATCTTGGCTAAAGAAGCTGGAGTAGTAAAATTTATTAGTGGCAAGGCAGTTGCTATCGATCAAAACGGAAATGAGAGAGAGCTAAAAGTAGGTGACATCCTTTATATGGGAGAGAGCATCAAGACAAGTGATGCCGCTGATAAAATAACAATCGTTTCAAATAATGGAAAAGAGATTACGATTGTAGGCAATGATACACTTGCTTTAAATCAAAGTACTATAGGTGCAGAAGGCTTGGCAGATGTTAGTGATTTGCAAAATGCTATTTTAAATGGCGGAGATCTAACAAAACTTGAAGAGACTGCTGCTGGTGGAAACACTGCTGCTGGTGGTGGAGATGGTGTTAGCCTAAGTGACGCTAAATTTGCTGAGGGTGGACACTATTCAAACATTAATGCAACATATAGAAATTTAAGTGATACAAACAGAGCTTTTGCATCATACGATAGCTCAATAGGCGGCTACAGAGATGGCAATGATGGCGATGATACTATAATCCCAGGTACGCCAACTGTTAAATTTATAAATGATATAAATGGTAACCACACTTTAAGCAGAGTAGAGCATGGAAATGATACAAATATAAATACATCTAAAGTTCTTATCACTGTACCAAATGACGGCACAGTAAGAGCTGGCGATGTGCTAAAAATCACTGTAACTGACCCAAATGGCAATGAAACTACAACAAACGTAACCATCACTCCAGCTATCATAACTAATGGCTATCCAATAGATGCACCTGTAGAGCCAGGTAAAAACTCAAAAGTAGAAGCAAGTATTACAAACTTCCAAGGCAACACTAGCGGTAGCAGTGAAGATCACGTAACTCCTACAAAATCAAGCGTAAGTATTGAATTTACAGAAGATAAGAGCCCAGATGATGGATTTTTAACATATACAGAAAATAAAAATGATGGTAAACAAAATGAGTCGCCAGTAACTATAACTGCAACAGACGTTATCCCTGGCGATATTCTTCACGTTACTCTAACAAAACCAGATGGTACAGTAACACCTTTACCACCTATAACCATCAATGCTACTGACATAGTAAATAATACTTTTACTAAAATAATCTCTGACATGCCAGTTGCTGAGGATAAAATTTCAAAAGTAGAAGCTTATGTTACTGATAGTACAAATTCTAACATTTGGAAGAGCGATATAGCAACTGATGAAGTAACTCCAGATGTAAGACCGACTTTAACATTTACTGAAGATGGTGACAACAATGGCTTTCTAACAGATGCAGAAAATAAAGGAACAGATGGAAATTTTAGAACTTCACCAGTAGATATAACTCTTCCAAAAGATGTAGTAGCAGGCGATAAGATCGTTATAACTTATACTGATCCTTTGAACCCTACAGGACCAAAAAAAGATTTGAAAATCGACCTTACTGATGAAATGATTACAAATCACAAAGTAACTGGCATTGAGCTTCCGATATTCCCAGGTGTGAAGACTGAAGCTAGCGTTCATGTTGTTGATAAAGATGGCAACCAAAAGAGTGAAGAGTCGGCTCCAGATAGTGTAACGCCTCAAACTATAAAGATGGATATGAATTTACCAGAACAACAAACTCTTCATGAAATTTCAAGACAAGAGAGCGTTAGTAACTATAAAAAAACATATGCTGGAGAAGAGATAGATCTAGGCGATCAAAAAGTAAATCACACAACCGCAAAGATCACATTACCAAACAGAATTGTTAATGGCGATATACTTACACTTCATGTAACTAAACCTGATGGAAATACGTATGATAGAAATTTCAAGATAAACGTGAATGAGAAAGGTGTTATAACAAGCGTAGATGAAATTGATAATGCAGGTCATGTTATTGGTAATTATAATACTGCAAATAAGAATTTCTTTAAAGAAGACACCAATCAATGGGCTATTAAAGTAGATGGTTTTGAGCTAGAGAACGGAAAAGATACAAAGATAGAAGCTAAAGTTACGCACCCAACACATCCAACAAATCCAAATTTACCTACTGAAGAAGATATAGAATCAGCTAGATTAGAGCATGTAAAAAAACCAGAAGTTATTTTTGAAGAGGCTGGTGGTGCAAAGACTATGACTAGAGAGCAAGCTATCAGTGACCATGACCTTAACAGCACGACAGTTACTATTAAGCTTCCTAAAAATGCTGTAAATGGGGATAAAATAAATGTGACTATAAAAAATCCAGACGGAACTACCCAATATAAACACTATACTGTTGAAAAAGATGCTACTGGCAAGCTAGTTGGTATAAAAAATGATGATAACCCTAGTGACCATGTAACTATAAAAAATGGCAATAGTTTTGAAATACCTAATATCAAAACAGCAACTGGTGTAAAAACCGAGGTAACGGCTGAAATAGTAGATAACGATGGTAGCATCCAACATTCTGAAAGTTCAAATAGCGTTATGATAGCTGGTTTAAATGATATGGCTGTAAGATTTATAGAAGATGGTGATCACAATGTATCTCTAACAAGAGCTGAGAGCATGAAAGATGGCAACCTAAAAGAAACTACAATCGCAGTAAAAGTACCAAATAACGTTATAGCTGGCGATGTTGTAAATGTAACAATAAACAATGGCACTTCAACTGAGACTAAAACTTATAAGGTTACAGGTAGAGATCATGGTAAGATCACACTAGAAGATACTTCTACTCATCCTCACACTTCTATAACCGCAAGTGATAAAAATGAGATAGAAATTTCAAACGTGAAGATCATTGCTGGCAAGACCATCAATGTAACCGCAGAGACTACTGATGCAAGTGGTGGTAAAAAAGCTGAAGCACAAAATCACAACACTCTTGAAAAACTTCACGATGATATGAAAATCACTTTTGATGAAGATAATAATAAAGATGGGATTTTAAGTAGCACAGAAATTGGAACTACTACTCCTGATGCAACTATCAAATTACCTTCAAATTTTGTTGATGGCGATAAGCTTATAATAAACAGCAAAGTAGGCAATAATAGCGCACCTGAGGAAATTTATACAATACACAAAGAGAGCAATGGCGTTGTTACTGTTACAAATGATAATGGAGGTACCCCTTTAACAGTAAATGGCAATGAAGTTAAATATCCTCTAGCAAATTTACAAAATGGTGAAAAGACTATCATCACTGCTAAAGTAACTGGTGCTGCTGGCGATGTGTCAGAGACAAAGAGTGACATCATTCTTGATACAGGAAACGGCTCTGGAACAAGATTTAGACTACTTATCAATGAAGATAAAGATAGAAATGGCGTACTTGATAGAGAAGAAGCTATGACAGATACACATCTAAATAAAACTTCTGCTACACTTGAGATCCCAACTACCGTAAATGTAGGTGATACTATAGCAGTTAGTGTAAATGAAGGAACTCCTAAAAATTATACAGTTTTTTCAAATGATGGTACTGATGTTGTTATAAAAGATGCAGATGGTAATACCGTATCTACGCCTGGCAATAAGCTGCAAATTCCTGGTATTGCTCATATAGGCAAAGATCATTTAGCTAAAGTAGATGTTACTATTAGGGATCATGTAACAGGTAAAGAAGAAAAAGCAACCGCTGAAGCTAAACTAGAAACATTTGACGCTACAAATTTAAAGGTTAATTTTATAGAAGATGATGCAAGCAGAGATGGCATTATAAATAGAGATGAAGCTGTGTCAGTTGATGGGGTAAAAGTAACAACTATAAGCGTTCAAGTGCCATATAATGTTATAAGCGGAGATAAAGTATCAGTAACTATCAATGAGCCACAAGCTAATGGCACTATGGCGTCTAGAACTTTATCTTATACTGTTTCAAAAGCTCCTAATGGTGATATATCACTAGTAGATGCAAATAATGTTTCCCATCCTTTACGCAATAATACTATTGAGATTAGTGATGTTAAAATGCTCCCAGGTCAAGACACCACTGCAACTGCAACTATAACAAATGCTGCTGGCGATATGTCTGCAACTAGCAAAGAGGCTAAAGCACAACTTGCTCCACTAAGCGAAGTAGGACTAAGCGTAAGCATAGCTGATGATAAAAACGATGATGGTGTGATCTCAAGAGATGAGTCAGGCAGTAATACTTCAAAAGTAAAAGTTTCTATCCCTGGAAGTGTGATAAAAGGCGATAAGATAGATGTTGAGATAACAAATCCTGACAACTCTAAAGTAACTAAACATTATGAAGTTGATGATAAAGATGTCAATGGCAACATAACATTAAAAGAAGTAGTAGGCTCTACTACTACCTATATCCAAGTCTCTGCAAATCACCCTCTTGAGCTTGATGCAGCTATCGCAGTTGACAAAGACACAGTAGCAAAAGTAACTCTAACTGATACATTTGGTGAGTCAGTGAGTACGACAAAAATAGATCAGGATGGTAATGAGATTAATGTTAAAGCACATGCTGAAATCGATGCTATGAGAGGTATCATGTTTAATAAAGATATACAAACCTCAGAAAGCGGTGAAAAAACTACTACTGCTAAGTTCTTCTTGAATGAAGATGCTAGAGCAGGAGATAAAGTAGAGATCAAATACACTGACCCAAATGATCATAGTCAAACAAAGACAACAGAGTATGAGATAAAACCAGGTGATATAAGCAAAGGCTTCTTTGAGCATTCACTTGATATCGATACAAGATCAAGTGCTGGTTATGATCTAAAAGTAGAAGCTACTCTTAAAACCCCAGGCGACTTACATTCTAAGACTTACGAGACTGATCAGTCATTTCATATAAATGCTAATAGCTATACGATCAAATACGATGATGATGCAAGCAAGACTATGAAAGGTGGTGATAGCAATAATGACACTTTAGTAGTTGATGGACATGGACAAACGATTGATTTTAGTAATGTGGATGACCTTGATGCTAAAGTCGAAAGCTTTGAAAATATCCAACTTAAAGGCAACTCTGAGATCAAATTTGATGCAAAAGCTATCTTTGACATCACTGATAGTCTAAATACTGTCCTTAAGATAAAAGGTGCTGTTGATGAGCATGGCAACTCAACTACAAAAGTTCATCTAGACCACAAATGGGATCCTGACTCTAACTACGATGCTAGCGGCTTTAAGGGCTACTCAAGTAAAGATCAAGTAGATGGACATACTATCCATATACAAATAGAAGACAAGATCCAAACCGATCTTTAATCCCCAAAATGAGTGCGTAAATTCGCACTCATTCCAAACTCAAACTCACATTATTTTTTAAGTCTTGTTTTACTAATATTTGCTCCTTAAAGGAGAAAATATGAAAAATTTAATATCCGTTATCGTAGTTATTGCTGCACTTGCTTTTGGCGCTTTTAAGTATATAAATTCATTTGTTGCACTTGATGAGAATGTAAATGCAAAGTGGTCGCAGGTGTTAAATCAATATAAAAGAAGAGCCGAGCTTGTGCCAAATTT comes from Campylobacter concisus and encodes:
- the pyrF gene encoding orotidine-5'-phosphate decarboxylase, giving the protein MRLCVALDMASREENLALASELKGLDLWLKVGLRSYLRDGAKFIEELKGLGNFKIFLDLKLYDIPNTMADAAEVVSKIGVDMINVHASAGERAMKTVMDRLAGLGSRPLVLAVSALTSFSESEFDAIYNDTIARAVRKFSHMSFEAGLDGMVCSVFESKLIKDVINDKFITLCPGVRPFGESAGDQKRVANLVSAKQEDSDFIVVGRPIYENANPREICERILEQI
- a CDS encoding retention module-containing protein, whose translation is MAKEAGVVKFISGKAVAIDQNGNERELKVGDILYMGESIKTSDAADKITIVSNNGKEITIVGNDTLALNQSTIGAEGLADVSDLQNAILNGGDLTKLEETAAGGNTAAGGGDGVSLSDAKFAEGGHYSNINATYRNLSDTNRAFASYDSSIGGYRDGNDGDDTIIPGTPTVKFINDINGNHTLSRVEHGNDTNINTSKVLITVPNDGTVRAGDVLKITVTDPNGNETTTNVTITPAIITNGYPIDAPVEPGKNSKVEASITNFQGNTSGSSEDHVTPTKSSVSIEFTEDKSPDDGFLTYTENKNDGKQNESPVTITATDVIPGDILHVTLTKPDGTVTPLPPITINATDIVNNTFTKIISDMPVAEDKISKVEAYVTDSTNSNIWKSDIATDEVTPDVRPTLTFTEDGDNNGFLTDAENKGTDGNFRTSPVDITLPKDVVAGDKIVITYTDPLNPTGPKKDLKIDLTDEMITNHKVTGIELPIFPGVKTEASVHVVDKDGNQKSEESAPDSVTPQTIKMDMNLPEQQTLHEISRQESVSNYKKTYAGEEIDLGDQKVNHTTAKITLPNRIVNGDILTLHVTKPDGNTYDRNFKINVNEKGVITSVDEIDNAGHVIGNYNTANKNFFKEDTNQWAIKVDGFELENGKDTKIEAKVTHPTHPTNPNLPTEEDIESARLEHVKKPEVIFEEAGGAKTMTREQAISDHDLNSTTVTIKLPKNAVNGDKINVTIKNPDGTTQYKHYTVEKDATGKLVGIKNDDNPSDHVTIKNGNSFEIPNIKTATGVKTEVTAEIVDNDGSIQHSESSNSVMIAGLNDMAVRFIEDGDHNVSLTRAESMKDGNLKETTIAVKVPNNVIAGDVVNVTINNGTSTETKTYKVTGRDHGKITLEDTSTHPHTSITASDKNEIEISNVKIIAGKTINVTAETTDASGGKKAEAQNHNTLEKLHDDMKITFDEDNNKDGILSSTEIGTTTPDATIKLPSNFVDGDKLIINSKVGNNSAPEEIYTIHKESNGVVTVTNDNGGTPLTVNGNEVKYPLANLQNGEKTIITAKVTGAAGDVSETKSDIILDTGNGSGTRFRLLINEDKDRNGVLDREEAMTDTHLNKTSATLEIPTTVNVGDTIAVSVNEGTPKNYTVFSNDGTDVVIKDADGNTVSTPGNKLQIPGIAHIGKDHLAKVDVTIRDHVTGKEEKATAEAKLETFDATNLKVNFIEDDASRDGIINRDEAVSVDGVKVTTISVQVPYNVISGDKVSVTINEPQANGTMASRTLSYTVSKAPNGDISLVDANNVSHPLRNNTIEISDVKMLPGQDTTATATITNAAGDMSATSKEAKAQLAPLSEVGLSVSIADDKNDDGVISRDESGSNTSKVKVSIPGSVIKGDKIDVEITNPDNSKVTKHYEVDDKDVNGNITLKEVVGSTTTYIQVSANHPLELDAAIAVDKDTVAKVTLTDTFGESVSTTKIDQDGNEINVKAHAEIDAMRGIMFNKDIQTSESGEKTTTAKFFLNEDARAGDKVEIKYTDPNDHSQTKTTEYEIKPGDISKGFFEHSLDIDTRSSAGYDLKVEATLKTPGDLHSKTYETDQSFHINANSYTIKYDDDASKTMKGGDSNNDTLVVDGHGQTIDFSNVDDLDAKVESFENIQLKGNSEIKFDAKAIFDITDSLNTVLKIKGAVDEHGNSTTKVHLDHKWDPDSNYDASGFKGYSSKDQVDGHTIHIQIEDKIQTDL
- the nusB gene encoding transcription antitermination factor NusB; translated protein: MATRHQVRQAVVSLLYSNEINPVTAAFEEEFLEEKKIRNERKSEAQQTFKEVLANKEKLDEILKPYLKDGDFSKVGATELAILRLGLYEMKFSQTDKAVIINEAIELAKELGSDQAPKFINGVLDKLKGDL
- a CDS encoding Pathogenicity locus, which translates into the protein MVKDIALLNGADHSKMFECTKAFGRGSDRRFYMFYRMICYYANTPHLDKAKLKWWLWKD